AGAGTGATTCGTTATTTGGCTGATTCCCAGACGGTACCGCTGCAAGGCAAGAAAGCTCTGCTAGTGTCAGGGGTGGACCGTTGGGGTATGGCCGAGGGGCTGACCCAGGCCGGCTGCATTCTAACCTGCGGCGATCTCATTTTTGCTCTGGGTCTTCCTGTTCCCCTGCGTTCCCTGGGCCAACTGAAATTGGCCGCGGCTCTGATAGCGCCCATTGTGGTGAAGCTACCGTTTACAATGTTGTATCCTACCGGTAAGAAGCAGGAAGAACAAAAAGTTGATTCCCGTTTTTCCCGCTATTACTTAGAAAACGACATCATCGCCGGCGATTTCTTGTTTATCAAGCGGCACCTGCCGCCTAAAATACTGGGCAAGACGATTATTACCAATACGGTTACAGCCGCCGATGTAGAAGATCTCAAGAACCGGGGAGCGACAACACTAGTCACCACTACACCGGAACTAGACGGCCGTTCCTTTGGTACCAATGTGATGGAAGCAGTGCTGGTTTCTTTGGCGGGTAAGCCGTGGTCCGAACTTACCAGCACCGATTATGAAGAACTGCTGGACAAAATGGATCTTAAGCCGCGTATCCAAATGCTGAGTGAATAACGGTAACCAAGATCAGGAGGCATCCCATGAACAAATTCGTCTTTCTAATTCATCCACTTGATGTTA
This window of the Bacillota bacterium genome carries:
- a CDS encoding quinate 5-dehydrogenase translates to MKHVIGVSLGSSKRNHSVEAEFLGEKFLIERIGTDGDLNKAEELLRELDGKVDAFGMGGIDLYLVAGDRRYAIRDAQRLARAVTKSPIVDGSGLKSTLERRVIRYLADSQTVPLQGKKALLVSGVDRWGMAEGLTQAGCILTCGDLIFALGLPVPLRSLGQLKLAAALIAPIVVKLPFTMLYPTGKKQEEQKVDSRFSRYYLENDIIAGDFLFIKRHLPPKILGKTIITNTVTAADVEDLKNRGATTLVTTTPELDGRSFGTNVMEAVLVSLAGKPWSELTSTDYEELLDKMDLKPRIQMLSE